One segment of Nostoc piscinale CENA21 DNA contains the following:
- a CDS encoding peptidoglycan-binding domain-containing protein — translation MITYNNAQFRSVLFGLGYLAQDFAALGQGFPVSKDNSPLTTIKTVQAIKNFQADYGLQVDGVVGPKTMAKAEEVIRILQYELNVVVKADLPKDYPFYGPRTVAAVKKFAAQYSAEDEGAITGVATLEIRKNLDRVAKQLI, via the coding sequence ATGATTACCTATAACAATGCTCAATTCCGTTCTGTTTTATTTGGATTAGGATATCTAGCTCAAGATTTTGCTGCTTTAGGGCAGGGGTTTCCGGTTAGTAAAGATAATTCGCCACTCACAACCATCAAAACTGTACAAGCCATCAAAAACTTTCAGGCAGATTATGGACTACAGGTAGATGGTGTAGTGGGGCCAAAAACAATGGCGAAAGCGGAAGAAGTGATCAGAATTTTGCAATATGAATTGAATGTAGTAGTCAAAGCAGACTTACCCAAAGATTATCCCTTTTATGGCCCTAGAACTGTAGCCGCAGTCAAAAAATTTGCCGCCCAATATTCGGCTGAGGACGAAGGCGCAATCACTGGTGTCGCCACTTTAGAAATTCGTAAAAATCTTGATAGGGTGGCAAAACAGTTAATTTAA
- a CDS encoding PAS domain S-box protein, whose amino-acid sequence MRSWLNSTLRIRLVFLVLLAVVPALGLILHTASEQRRTATVEAQEQTLRLARLAANNQKQVVEGTRQLLMILAQLAVVRQGKSAECNQLLADILKQHSAYANFAVLNSQGNIICSGLPDSGLLNPKDRTYFQRAVQTRKFAVGDYQIGRSTKKATLNFAYPILDKTGRVQTLVVAALDLEQLNQLAAQVKMPPDSVLSVVDNNGVLLVRYPHPNAWVGKSLPPNALTRMKNAQGEGIDDVTSLDGVQRIFAFVPIGNNPLNPDGYIRVGIPKSAVLANVNSLLFKNLISLGAVTFLAIAAAWIGGDVFFLRQIQSLVQTAKILGSGQLNTRTGLSHLSGEFGQLAQAIDEMAAALEVREMAIASLSQNMQTLFELIPIGILITEDMEFQEVKSNPAFAEMLGISPNINVSATPVNAPPPNYQILRDGQELSPEEYPLRYAALHNTEVKGTEVDIVRADGSIFNLFGYAAPLVDQQGNPRGAVAAFLNITERKQTEERTHRLMSQVQEQANILNAILSASVDHIFIFDRDGRYQYVSIGGAAVLGWKPEEMLGKTWQELNFPPETLATMDQLDSQREKVMATGQPIKAESEYCGADRVHCYEYVLAPLYNPEQAIAGVIAISRDISERQAALRERLRTEQALRQSEQRLRLAQRAGKIGTWEWNLRTGEVYWSEGIWDILGLEVGSEAPGFKPWVDFIHLEDRPRIMASVETVLAAGKEYYDEFRIVRRDHTIVWLASKGKIIRDADGEAERFLGVNIDISERKQIEAEREELLLREQAAREGAETANRIKDEFLAVLSHELRTPLNPILGWITLLRTRKLDPEKTAIALETIERNAKLQTQLIGDLLDISRILQGKLTMTITPVDLATIIAAAQETVRLAAEAKSIEIYTEIPPDISPFMGDASRLQQVVWNLLTNAVKFTPTGGEVKIKLESAANYVQIQVSDTGKGITPEFLPYVFETFRQADSATTRKFGGLGLGLAIVRHIVEMHGGTVHAHSLGEDTGATFTVKLPLITKVLQSHQNPPLAKKLLDLHGVQVLIVEDEQDTRELLVFTIQEYGAQVKAAASADEALEILKQSQPDILVCDIAMPEMDGYTLIRQIRTWPKEQGGQIPAIALTAYAGESDHQQALVAGFQKHLSKPVDLEQLVEAIASLCKMGF is encoded by the coding sequence ATGCGCTCTTGGTTAAATAGTACACTTCGCATTCGCCTAGTATTTCTTGTCCTTTTAGCTGTTGTTCCAGCACTAGGATTAATTCTGCACACTGCTTCCGAACAACGGCGTACCGCTACAGTAGAAGCACAAGAACAAACACTCAGGCTGGCGAGATTGGCAGCTAATAACCAAAAGCAGGTGGTAGAAGGAACTCGTCAACTGCTGATGATCTTGGCACAGTTAGCAGTTGTGCGTCAGGGAAAGTCAGCAGAGTGTAATCAATTACTGGCAGATATCCTCAAACAACATTCAGCTTATGCTAATTTTGCTGTACTGAATTCTCAGGGAAATATTATCTGTTCTGGGTTGCCTGACTCTGGCTTGCTAAATCCCAAAGACCGCACTTATTTTCAACGTGCTGTGCAAACCCGGAAATTCGCAGTTGGTGATTATCAAATCGGTCGTAGCACTAAAAAAGCTACCTTAAATTTTGCTTACCCAATTTTAGATAAAACTGGGCGTGTGCAAACTTTGGTTGTTGCGGCACTAGATTTAGAACAGTTAAACCAGTTGGCGGCGCAAGTCAAAATGCCTCCAGACTCAGTGTTGAGTGTGGTTGATAACAATGGAGTACTTTTAGTCCGCTATCCTCATCCAAATGCTTGGGTTGGCAAATCTTTACCACCAAATGCTCTCACAAGGATGAAAAATGCTCAGGGTGAGGGTATTGATGACGTGACGAGCCTGGATGGAGTACAGCGAATTTTTGCTTTTGTTCCTATAGGCAATAATCCACTCAACCCCGATGGATATATTCGAGTGGGAATTCCCAAATCGGCAGTTCTGGCAAATGTTAATAGTTTATTATTCAAAAATTTAATTAGTTTGGGTGCGGTGACTTTTTTGGCGATCGCCGCTGCTTGGATAGGTGGAGATGTGTTCTTTCTCAGACAAATCCAATCTTTGGTACAAACAGCCAAGATATTAGGTAGTGGTCAACTCAACACACGTACTGGACTGTCTCATCTATCGGGAGAATTTGGTCAACTGGCGCAAGCAATTGACGAAATGGCCGCCGCACTAGAAGTACGGGAGATGGCGATCGCTTCTTTAAGCCAAAATATGCAAACTTTATTTGAGTTAATTCCTATCGGCATTCTGATCACAGAAGATATGGAATTTCAGGAGGTTAAATCTAACCCCGCATTTGCTGAAATGTTAGGTATCTCTCCGAACATTAATGTTTCGGCGACTCCTGTAAATGCACCGCCGCCAAATTATCAAATTCTGCGGGATGGCCAGGAACTTTCTCCAGAAGAATATCCGCTACGCTATGCGGCCTTGCATAATACCGAAGTTAAAGGCACAGAAGTTGATATTGTGCGGGCTGATGGTAGCATATTTAATTTATTTGGTTATGCAGCGCCCCTAGTTGATCAGCAAGGTAATCCTAGGGGAGCGGTAGCAGCTTTTTTAAACATTACTGAACGCAAGCAAACTGAAGAACGCACACATCGATTGATGAGCCAGGTACAAGAACAAGCCAATATCTTAAATGCGATTCTCTCGGCTTCAGTGGATCATATTTTTATTTTTGATCGGGATGGTCGTTATCAGTATGTCAGTATCGGCGGTGCTGCCGTTTTAGGCTGGAAACCAGAGGAAATGTTAGGTAAGACTTGGCAAGAACTGAATTTTCCTCCAGAAACTTTGGCAACGATGGATCAGTTAGATAGCCAAAGAGAAAAAGTCATGGCTACCGGACAACCCATCAAAGCAGAAAGTGAATATTGTGGCGCTGATAGAGTCCATTGTTACGAATATGTTTTGGCTCCTCTATACAATCCTGAGCAAGCGATTGCTGGTGTAATTGCCATATCCCGTGATATTAGCGAACGGCAAGCTGCACTGCGTGAACGTCTGCGAACTGAACAAGCACTACGCCAAAGCGAACAACGCCTGCGACTGGCACAAAGAGCGGGCAAAATTGGCACTTGGGAGTGGAATTTAAGAACTGGTGAGGTATATTGGTCGGAAGGAATCTGGGATATCTTGGGATTGGAAGTAGGTTCAGAAGCACCTGGATTCAAACCTTGGGTTGATTTTATCCACCTTGAAGATCGCCCACGCATCATGGCAAGCGTTGAAACAGTCTTAGCGGCGGGTAAAGAATATTATGACGAATTTCGCATTGTTCGCAGAGATCACACAATTGTTTGGTTAGCATCCAAAGGTAAAATTATCCGCGATGCAGATGGAGAAGCTGAACGGTTTTTAGGAGTCAACATTGACATTAGTGAACGCAAACAAATCGAAGCAGAACGAGAAGAATTATTGTTACGTGAACAAGCGGCGCGAGAAGGAGCTGAAACCGCTAACCGCATCAAAGATGAATTTTTAGCGGTATTGTCTCATGAATTGCGAACACCACTGAATCCGATTCTTGGTTGGATTACATTACTACGGACTCGCAAATTAGATCCAGAAAAAACAGCCATCGCCTTAGAAACCATCGAACGCAATGCTAAATTACAAACTCAACTCATTGGTGATTTATTAGATATTTCTCGCATTTTGCAAGGCAAATTAACAATGACGATTACGCCAGTTGATTTAGCGACAATTATTGCAGCAGCCCAAGAAACAGTGAGGTTAGCAGCCGAAGCTAAATCAATTGAAATTTATACCGAAATCCCACCGGATATCTCGCCTTTTATGGGAGATGCCAGCCGTCTGCAACAGGTAGTGTGGAATTTGCTGACGAATGCTGTGAAATTTACTCCAACTGGCGGCGAGGTTAAAATCAAGTTGGAGTCTGCTGCTAATTATGTCCAGATTCAAGTGAGCGATACAGGCAAAGGCATTACGCCAGAGTTTTTACCTTATGTTTTTGAAACCTTCCGTCAAGCCGATAGTGCCACAACTCGGAAATTTGGTGGACTAGGATTAGGATTAGCAATTGTGCGTCATATTGTGGAAATGCACGGTGGTACAGTTCACGCCCATAGTCTCGGAGAAGATACAGGAGCTACCTTTACAGTCAAGTTACCACTGATCACTAAAGTTCTTCAATCCCATCAAAATCCCCCATTAGCCAAAAAATTATTGGATTTACACGGTGTGCAAGTGCTGATAGTCGAGGATGAACAAGATACCAGAGAATTACTAGTGTTCACAATTCAGGAGTATGGCGCACAAGTCAAAGCTGCTGCATCCGCTGATGAAGCATTAGAAATTTTAAAACAATCTCAGCCGGATATTTTAGTGTGTGATATTGCTATGCCAGAGATGGACGGCTACACACTCATCCGTCAGATCAGAACTTGGCCTAAAGAACAAGGTGGACAGATCCCGGCGATCGCCCTCACAGCTTATGCTGGAGAATCAGATCACCAACAAGCCCTCGTCGCAGGTTTTCAAAAACACTTATCTAAACCTGTGGATCTGGAACAATTAGTAGAAGCGATCGCTAGTCTCTGCAAGATGGGATTTTAG
- the rpsO gene encoding 30S ribosomal protein S15 — protein MALTQQRKQEIISNFQVHETDTGSADVQIAMLTERINRLSEHLQANKKDHSSRRGLLKLIGHRKRLLAYLQQENREKYQALIARLGIRG, from the coding sequence ATGGCTCTGACGCAACAGCGCAAACAAGAAATAATTTCCAACTTCCAAGTTCACGAAACCGATACTGGTTCAGCTGATGTCCAAATCGCAATGTTGACCGAGCGAATTAACCGCCTCAGCGAACACCTCCAAGCTAATAAAAAAGACCACTCTTCCCGACGTGGTTTGCTTAAGCTTATTGGTCATCGTAAACGCCTGCTGGCTTATCTCCAACAAGAAAATCGGGAAAAATATCAAGCTTTGATTGCTCGCCTTGGTATTCGTGGATAG
- a CDS encoding serine hydrolase: MWTPHPPKRGDNWDKLRYIAGLGWQVLNYGDRRVVGHNGEILGFASNITRFIDDKITVIVFLNSDNISRPDAIAKEIAGYYCPSLRKLELQPPLN, translated from the coding sequence ATGTGGACTCCTCATCCTCCAAAACGAGGCGATAATTGGGATAAGTTGAGATATATAGCAGGGTTGGGTTGGCAGGTATTGAATTATGGCGATCGCCGAGTAGTCGGACATAATGGGGAAATTTTAGGATTTGCCAGCAATATCACTCGCTTTATAGATGACAAAATTACCGTAATTGTCTTTCTTAATTCAGATAATATTTCCCGACCGGATGCGATCGCTAAAGAAATCGCCGGATATTACTGTCCATCTCTGAGGAAACTAGAACTTCAGCCACCACTTAACTAA
- a CDS encoding tetratricopeptide repeat protein, which produces MAYWQGRKTEIAQVQQWLTDENTCLIGIEGIGGTGKSMLAAKIYAEIAGFPKRFWADVSNGEGFSDVAREVLTQFGFPVPEQEAQLVEALVRCLRSGQFLLVIDNLESLLQPDRQWGSLFYGEFFQTWIESGGNSKVLVTTRERPELKGFAWLPLKGLQVDEGVALLAELGIKGDLGEFVELVDGHPLLLRLVADLLKEEYSQDPDLSRLADLGLGNLRQLLTDSQVVGVHRRENVGMVLVLDASFARLSELQKALLLNISVYRGAVDSAASVALLPGSTEPEIEAELRNLVKRSLLVEKLNGKRRFEFQPVVLEYVRYKAGEQTEAHQRAIDYYRSIAKQSPWTTKDDVQEYLEIFHHFYQLQDYDSAFDALWFCDDFLTLRGYYIDQVELYGQLVSKWAEIGDRENWNYRAALTSLGNAYRSLGEYQRAIEFHKQSLEISRKIGDRNGVGNSLIGLGNAYDSLGEYQRAIEFFQQSLEIFREIGARDGVGKSLNNLGNAYNSLGEYQRAIEFHQQSLEIKREIGDCNGIGSSLNNLGNAYNSLGEYQRAIKFYQQSLEISREIGDRNSVGNSLIGLGNAYCSLGEYQQAIEFFQQSLEISREIGDIRGEATVWFNLGLTLEKVNRESDALGAYRNARELFQKMELDAYVQRCNNKIERISQPQTLVVSLRGFWGWLRRLWRWLRSWLRR; this is translated from the coding sequence TTGGCTTATTGGCAAGGGCGAAAAACCGAAATTGCCCAAGTTCAGCAATGGTTAACTGATGAAAATACCTGTTTAATTGGCATAGAAGGCATCGGTGGCACAGGTAAATCGATGCTGGCAGCGAAAATTTATGCTGAAATTGCCGGGTTCCCCAAGCGATTTTGGGCTGATGTCAGTAATGGTGAAGGTTTTAGCGATGTAGCCAGAGAAGTATTAACACAATTTGGTTTTCCTGTGCCAGAACAAGAAGCGCAGTTAGTAGAAGCGTTAGTTAGGTGTCTGCGTTCTGGGCAATTTTTACTGGTTATTGACAATCTGGAAAGTTTATTACAACCTGATCGACAGTGGGGAAGTTTATTTTACGGTGAGTTTTTCCAAACATGGATAGAATCTGGTGGTAATAGTAAGGTGTTAGTCACCACAAGGGAAAGACCGGAATTAAAAGGCTTTGCATGGCTACCCTTGAAAGGTTTGCAAGTAGATGAAGGGGTTGCACTATTAGCAGAATTGGGCATTAAAGGCGATTTAGGGGAGTTTGTGGAATTAGTAGATGGGCATCCCCTATTGTTGAGATTGGTAGCAGACTTATTAAAGGAAGAATACTCACAAGACCCGGATTTAAGCAGATTAGCAGATTTAGGCTTAGGAAATTTGCGGCAGTTATTAACAGATTCCCAAGTGGTAGGTGTGCATCGCCGGGAAAATGTGGGGATGGTATTGGTGTTGGATGCCAGTTTTGCAAGATTGAGTGAGTTACAAAAGGCGTTATTACTGAATATTAGTGTTTATCGTGGTGCGGTTGACAGTGCCGCATCTGTGGCATTGTTGCCGGGAAGTACAGAACCAGAGATTGAAGCAGAATTAAGGAATCTGGTTAAGCGTTCTTTATTGGTAGAAAAACTTAATGGTAAGCGGCGATTTGAATTTCAGCCTGTGGTTTTGGAGTATGTGCGGTATAAAGCTGGTGAACAGACAGAAGCACATCAACGAGCCATTGACTATTATCGCTCAATTGCTAAACAATCACCTTGGACAACAAAAGACGACGTTCAAGAATACTTGGAAATCTTTCATCACTTTTATCAGTTGCAAGATTATGATTCTGCTTTTGATGCGCTTTGGTTTTGCGATGATTTTTTAACCTTGCGGGGTTATTACATCGACCAAGTGGAATTATATGGGCAGTTAGTAAGTAAATGGGCAGAAATTGGTGATAGAGAAAATTGGAATTATCGAGCTGCTCTCACTTCATTAGGCAATGCTTACCGTTCTCTGGGAGAGTACCAACGGGCGATTGAGTTCCACAAGCAGTCTTTGGAAATATCAAGGAAGATAGGCGATCGCAATGGTGTTGGTAATTCCTTAATCGGTTTAGGCAATGCTTACGATTCCCTGGGAGAGTATCAACGGGCGATTGAGTTCTTCCAGCAGTCTTTGGAAATATTTAGGGAGATAGGCGCTCGCGATGGCGTTGGTAAATCCTTAAACAATTTAGGCAATGCTTACAATTCCCTGGGAGAGTACCAACGGGCGATTGAGTTCCACCAGCAGTCTTTGGAAATCAAAAGGGAAATAGGCGATTGCAATGGCATAGGTAGTTCCTTAAACAATTTAGGCAATGCTTACAATTCCCTGGGAGAGTACCAACGGGCGATTAAGTTCTACCAGCAGTCTTTGGAAATATCAAGGGAGATTGGCGATCGCAATAGCGTTGGTAATTCCTTAATCGGTTTAGGCAATGCTTACTGTTCCCTGGGAGAGTACCAACAGGCGATTGAGTTCTTTCAGCAGTCTTTGGAAATATCAAGGGAGATTGGCGATATTCGAGGGGAAGCGACAGTCTGGTTTAATTTAGGTTTGACATTAGAAAAAGTCAACCGAGAATCAGACGCGCTTGGTGCTTATCGCAATGCTCGTGAACTATTTCAAAAAATGGAACTTGATGCTTATGTACAACGTTGCAACAATAAAATCGAGCGAATTTCGCAACCACAAACGCTTGTAGTTTCTCTCCGTGGTTTTTGGGGGTGGTTGCGGCGGTTGTGGCGTTGGCTTCGCTCTTGGTTGCGGCGGTGA
- a CDS encoding PhoD-like phosphatase: MYSPFGSEFIAELPLILAGPMLQHTESTAVTVWIALKQSCRVELKVYETTNQGATLGNCLFTEQRATVALGEYLHVVAVTAECQDGNHLVGDRIYAYTLQFICGTKQQTLSQALSSENFVADSISYFDHQQPTFVLPPSRLQDLKIVHASCRKPHGHGLDALPILDGLIAATANQPQHRPQQLFLTGDQIYGDDVADPSLWVATHLGDMLLGWEEKLPVSPISCTPKQLPTRQRAEVATEQAGFTAGLHNKYSKVNSHLLSLGEYYAAYILTWSPVCWPRKFPPGKEVTSDRQGIKNWNREVKDLQQFIYTLGKVRRALANIPTYTIFDDHDVSDDWNLNQAWCLRVLGKPLGRRVVQNALLAYSVFQAWGNTPEQFTFGESGEKLLAAAEIWSASHGTDSYADQAIALYLGLPDTDSLTGLPTFAQDNSTLVLARHPQSLNWHYTIRSPIHEVIVLDTRTWRGYPADKKPIAPPRLLSDQAIKQQLLTPLQEKTNIPATFVIAPTNVFGLKVIDWVHHWHLKNDKVFSTDVGDAWNIHTEALAQFLTTLFAQRQQVIVLSGDIHYSSVVRLSHQDIDSQSLSVLVQLTCSALKNEEFLTRLIHTKLKSWLLPEKVRYWWGWNHPADMVEVTAKKLPRQNSSQSNWRCALELIPRQKTKTANLAIDVLSFIAPWNRPEKAKWRSLQFLMFWKSPWFQDGKEVVGVNNLALVQFEPTDESLASTVIQDLYWFSSWYTTELVYSRFETQLLPNNDVFHEE; the protein is encoded by the coding sequence ATGTATAGCCCCTTTGGAAGTGAGTTTATTGCAGAACTGCCGCTAATTTTGGCAGGGCCGATGCTACAACATACTGAATCAACAGCCGTGACGGTATGGATAGCCCTCAAGCAGTCTTGTCGGGTAGAACTGAAGGTTTATGAAACAACAAATCAAGGCGCAACATTAGGAAATTGTTTGTTTACCGAGCAACGCGCTACAGTTGCTTTGGGTGAATATCTGCATGTTGTGGCGGTGACGGCTGAATGTCAGGATGGCAATCATCTCGTAGGCGATCGCATCTACGCCTACACTTTACAATTTATCTGTGGTACAAAACAGCAAACTCTATCCCAAGCATTAAGTTCTGAGAATTTTGTTGCAGACAGCATTAGCTATTTTGACCATCAACAACCAACCTTTGTGTTACCTCCCAGCCGTCTGCAAGATTTAAAAATTGTCCACGCTTCTTGTCGCAAACCACATGGACATGGGTTAGATGCGTTACCAATTCTCGATGGTTTAATTGCAGCTACAGCAAATCAACCCCAACACCGCCCCCAGCAATTGTTTCTCACTGGCGACCAAATTTATGGTGATGATGTTGCTGATCCTTCCTTATGGGTGGCGACTCATTTGGGTGATATGTTACTGGGTTGGGAAGAAAAGTTACCAGTCAGCCCAATTAGCTGCACTCCCAAGCAATTACCTACAAGACAACGGGCAGAAGTGGCGACAGAACAAGCGGGTTTTACCGCCGGATTGCATAACAAATATAGTAAAGTTAACAGTCATCTGCTCAGTTTGGGGGAATATTACGCGGCTTATATATTAACTTGGTCGCCTGTGTGCTGGCCGCGAAAATTCCCTCCAGGAAAAGAAGTAACTAGCGATCGCCAAGGTATCAAAAACTGGAATCGAGAAGTCAAAGATTTACAACAATTCATTTATACGTTGGGAAAAGTGCGGCGTGCTTTGGCGAATATTCCCACCTACACAATTTTTGATGACCACGATGTTAGCGATGACTGGAATTTGAATCAAGCTTGGTGTTTGCGCGTTTTGGGTAAACCCTTGGGGCGGCGGGTGGTGCAGAATGCCCTGTTAGCTTACAGTGTGTTTCAAGCTTGGGGAAATACACCCGAACAATTTACCTTTGGTGAATCTGGGGAAAAACTGCTGGCGGCGGCGGAAATTTGGTCAGCTTCCCACGGTACAGATAGTTATGCCGATCAAGCGATCGCGCTTTATCTTGGTCTGCCAGATACCGATTCTCTCACAGGCTTACCAACTTTTGCTCAAGATAACTCCACATTAGTTTTAGCCAGACATCCCCAATCTCTTAATTGGCATTACACCATTCGCAGCCCAATTCATGAAGTAATTGTTCTCGATACCCGGACTTGGCGGGGTTATCCAGCCGATAAAAAACCCATCGCCCCACCCAGGTTATTATCAGACCAAGCGATAAAACAACAATTGCTGACACCTTTACAAGAAAAAACCAATATTCCTGCCACATTTGTGATTGCACCTACCAATGTCTTTGGCTTAAAAGTTATCGATTGGGTTCATCATTGGCATTTAAAAAACGACAAGGTTTTTTCTACAGATGTGGGTGATGCGTGGAATATTCATACAGAAGCATTGGCACAATTTCTCACAACTTTATTTGCCCAACGTCAACAAGTCATTGTCTTGTCGGGAGATATTCACTATAGTTCTGTGGTACGTTTATCTCATCAAGATATTGATTCGCAATCGTTATCTGTACTGGTGCAGTTAACTTGTAGCGCCTTAAAAAATGAAGAATTTCTGACGCGGTTAATTCATACCAAATTGAAAAGTTGGCTATTACCAGAAAAAGTCCGATATTGGTGGGGCTGGAATCATCCTGCTGATATGGTGGAAGTTACTGCTAAAAAATTACCGCGCCAAAATTCGTCCCAATCTAACTGGCGTTGTGCGTTAGAGTTGATTCCTCGGCAAAAAACCAAAACTGCGAATTTAGCCATTGATGTATTAAGTTTTATTGCTCCTTGGAACCGCCCAGAAAAAGCGAAGTGGCGATCGCTACAATTTTTAATGTTTTGGAAATCCCCTTGGTTTCAAGATGGAAAAGAAGTAGTAGGCGTGAATAATTTAGCATTAGTGCAGTTTGAACCAACTGATGAAAGTCTTGCGAGTACAGTTATTCAAGATTTATACTGGTTTTCTTCCTGGTATACAACTGAACTGGTTTACTCCCGGTTTGAAACTCAACTGCTACCTAATAATGATGTATTTCATGAGGAATAG
- a CDS encoding serine hydrolase domain-containing protein has protein sequence MVDDYIQATMAKNQIPGLSVAVIQEGEPVLVKGYGLANVEHSVPATERTVYEIASVGKTFTATATMMLVEEGVISLEEAIAKKINPRNDVDSSSSKTRR, from the coding sequence ATGGTTGACGACTATATTCAAGCCACAATGGCTAAAAACCAAATTCCTGGACTGTCAGTTGCAGTTATCCAAGAAGGCGAACCTGTTTTAGTTAAAGGCTATGGCTTGGCAAATGTCGAACATTCTGTACCAGCAACCGAACGCACAGTTTATGAAATTGCTTCTGTGGGCAAAACATTTACCGCCACAGCTACTATGATGTTGGTAGAGGAAGGGGTAATTTCGCTAGAGGAAGCGATCGCCAAAAAAATCAACCCTAGAAACGATGTGGACTCCTCATCCTCCAAAACGAGGCGATAA
- the aroF gene encoding 3-deoxy-7-phosphoheptulonate synthase, with protein sequence MIVVMKIGSPEAEINRIDEELTSWGLTPEKIIGKHKVVIGLVGDTADLDPLQIQEISPWIEQVLRVEQPYKRASRQFRHGEASEVVVNTPDGAVVFGEQHPLVVVAGPCSVENEEMIVETAQRVKAAGAKFLRGGAYKPRTSPYAFQGHGESALDLLAKAREVSGLGIITEVMDAAELDKIAEIADVVQVGARNMQNFSLLKKVGAQPKPVLLKRGMSSTIEEWLMAAEYILAAGNPNVILCERGIRTFDRQYTRNTLDLSVVPVLRKLTHLPIMIDPSHGVGWAEFVPAMAMAAIASGTDSLMIEVHPNPKKALSDGPQSLTPERFDQLMQELAVVGKAVGRWPQPAVALT encoded by the coding sequence ATGATCGTAGTCATGAAGATTGGTTCCCCAGAGGCGGAAATCAACCGCATTGACGAGGAACTAACTAGCTGGGGACTAACACCAGAAAAAATTATAGGTAAACACAAAGTCGTAATTGGTTTGGTAGGTGATACTGCTGATTTAGATCCCCTACAAATTCAAGAAATTAGCCCGTGGATTGAGCAAGTCTTAAGGGTAGAACAGCCTTACAAACGCGCTAGTCGTCAATTTCGTCATGGTGAAGCCTCAGAAGTGGTGGTGAATACTCCTGATGGTGCCGTTGTTTTTGGGGAACAACACCCTTTGGTGGTTGTGGCTGGCCCTTGCTCTGTAGAAAACGAAGAAATGATTGTGGAAACCGCACAGCGAGTTAAAGCCGCAGGTGCTAAGTTTTTGCGTGGCGGTGCATACAAACCCCGGACTTCTCCTTATGCTTTTCAAGGACATGGTGAAAGTGCTTTGGATTTACTAGCCAAGGCGCGAGAAGTCAGTGGGTTAGGTATAATTACTGAAGTGATGGACGCTGCTGAACTCGATAAAATTGCTGAAATTGCCGATGTTGTGCAAGTAGGGGCGAGAAATATGCAGAACTTCTCGCTGCTGAAAAAAGTAGGCGCACAACCCAAACCAGTGCTGTTGAAACGGGGAATGTCATCCACAATTGAAGAGTGGTTAATGGCGGCTGAGTATATTTTGGCGGCGGGAAATCCGAATGTGATTTTATGTGAGCGGGGTATTCGCACCTTTGACCGCCAGTACACTCGCAACACTCTAGATTTATCGGTAGTACCTGTGTTGCGAAAACTCACACACCTGCCAATTATGATTGACCCTAGTCATGGTGTCGGCTGGGCGGAGTTTGTACCTGCAATGGCAATGGCGGCGATCGCATCTGGTACTGATTCTCTCATGATTGAGGTGCATCCCAACCCGAAAAAAGCCTTATCTGACGGGCCACAATCTTTGACACCAGAACGTTTTGACCAGTTAATGCAAGAATTGGCTGTAGTTGGCAAAGCTGTAGGACGCTGGCCACAACCCGCTGTGGCTTTGACTTAA